Sequence from the Bos javanicus breed banteng chromosome 11, ARS-OSU_banteng_1.0, whole genome shotgun sequence genome:
TTAGTGCTACTGCCTGCCATGTGATTCACAACACTTTCTGCTTTACTGCATCACAGTAACCTCACTGTGGGCCCAAAGTGAATCACAGGAAGGACTCACTTTTTATCATAGGGATAGTCCAAAAGGTTATTGTAGAAAACGAAATTTTATTGAATACATTTTTCAGTATAGTCTGTGTAAGTGTGATTTCTCTTACAGGGCAAACTACCACCCACAATTTTTGTTTGGCATATTTGCCCTTGTGCCCCTCTAGTGACTTCTTCAAGCAGGCAAGACCTCTAAAAGGCCAAGGGTGTTGAGTGGTTCCCATTCTAGGTACTGGACAGTTGTTATAGGAGggcattctttttttaacatttatttacgtTACATGTCATTTACTggactgcatcaggtcttagctgtggcctgtAGGATCTTCCATTGCAGcgcacagactctctagctgtggctcacaggctcagtcGTTGCAGCTCGTGGGCCCTCTAGTTGTGTCGTGACAGCACTAGAGAATGTGGGTTTCATTAATTGCAGCACATAGGGTTTCTCtgcttgtggtgcatgggcttagttgttcctcagcatatgggatcttagtttcctagcCAAGGATGGGATCCgcgtcccctgaattgcaaggtgggttcttaaccactggaccaccagggaagtcataggaTGAGATTCTTTAAGGAGTTTACAATGATTGAAGAGACAGAATAGAATATGATCAGCAAGGCTTACGAAggtgttttaaacatttttgcaGAAGGATGTACATCCTGAAATCCCACCCAAAGGATCTGAAATAGCACGTGACAGAAAGAAGAGACTTGCAGGAGTGATGACATGGCCAACCAAGCTGATACGAAGTCTTCCCTCAGGATGAACCTGCCGCTTGAACCATAACAGTGTTTCCGATGTACGGCTGAGgttacaagaaaagaaagaaaaatcccttGATGCCAGGAGCTCTGTAGGAACTGAAAGTTGGAGCAGTAAGCAGTGAGCTGAGCCTGGAGCACCTAGAGACATTACCCACTGGcccagggagatgggaaggaaacTTGTCCtcaagttttgtgtgtgtgtgtatgctcagtcacatccaactctttgcaaccccatggactataaccagcccaccaggctcctctgtctgtgggatttcccagggaagaatactggaatgggttgtcatgtcctcctccaggggatcttccagactcagggatcaaactttcatcgtctcctgcattggcagcagggattctttaacactgaatcacctgggaagccctgtcctcAAGTCAGATCAACATAACAGTTGGGCTTGAGCTGAGATACCTCTGGGCACACAGCAGAAGCAGATGCAAAGTGCTGTGACCCCCGCCTCTGATAGGACCTTCACATTCCTGAAGGTGACACAGGTTGACAACGTGTTTTCAGGAGACAGTCAGGATCATTCAACAGATAAGTAAGTGGAGCCCCAGAGAAGCTCAGTGCTTTTGTTCAGGGTCACACATCTGTTAGCAGGAGCCCTAgacccaaactcaagtccttcCCCTCCTGCAGCCCTGCCTCTAAAGAAGTATGGCTCATGTGGCATCTCCCAAAACACCCAGGAAATTGGGCAAACTGGAGCTGCAGGCGTCCTGGGGTCAGATCCaagtgcagaggagcctggcctcaAATGAATGGCGGTCATATTCTGGCTACCAAGAGGCTGTCCCTGCTCCCATGCCTCCACACTGCTCACCTAGTAGGGAAAGTAAAGAGAAAGACTGTCTGGTGGGGCTCGGAGGGGGCTGCAGTCTCTGAGTGGACAAAAATCAGAAGCTGAGCCTGTGAAacaggagtctttttttttttcttcttggaagcCACTTGAACTTTGTCATTGCAATTGGACTTATCTCCTCTTGTGTTTACTTAGCTCGTGGGCGAGAAATGTCATTACCCTTTTTGATTTTATGGAAAACCATTTACAAGTGTTAAATATTGCAGTGGCTACTAATCTCTGTGGCTtcaagacatacacacacacacacacacacagtctagcCAAGAGCAGGCTATCGAGGGCTGCCTGAGAGTCTCCCTGTCTTGGGtctgggagagggaagaagtcCTTGCTTCATATCTGTAGTCTTGGTCCACATGCCTCTGTCAGGCTGTCCCTTTGTGTGGAGGCTGTAGGGTCTCCAGCAGCTAGGCCAGCCCCTTGCCCAGTCTCTGAGCCGGTCACGCTCAGTGCTGCCTGGATGGGGAGGCAGGGAATGCAGGGCAGGTGGAAGGGTTGCAGGGAGTTGGTTCTTAGGCACTGCTCTCCCTCAGACACTAGAAAAGGTAGCCAATCCAGGCTTCCTGATAGGTCTCTGGGACTGATACTGTCCTGCCCTATGAAGAAACTTTTATGATGCTCTGTCCCTCTCTCCACCTTGGGGCCCACTGAGCAGCACTGTGGGTGTGGCATTTGACATTCATGGTCAAGGGGAGAGAGTCCAGATGTGGAATTTATGTCCGGTATCCCTTTACCCAAGAAGAGGTGTTAGGCAGGCATAACTGCATACTAGAGTGTGGTGTGTCCAGGCCACTGCCAGTGATCCTCGCAGATAGAGCAGGGAGGGTTTTGAGGTGGGAGGAGGTCTCAGGTATAAATGAATTTAGCCCAAGGCCCAACCACCGTACAGTCATTAGACAGACACATGCCAGCTGTCAGCCTGTGGCCATTAGCCTCCAtgcgcttccctgatggctcggtggtaaagaatctgcctgccaatgcaggagattagggtttgattcctgagttgggaagatcccggggagaaggaaatggcaacccactccagtactcttgcctggagaaccccatgaagagaggagtttggtgggctacagtccccggggttgCAGAGGGTCaagtatgactgagcaactaaacaacaatagcctATGTAACCCAGATGCCAGCAGAGATTGGATGGTCCTCTGGGGTTTGAACAAAATTAGCTTGAATTTCTCCTAAACCCTACCTAAGATCTCCCTCAGGGAGATCCCTGAGGGAATGCATCCCCTGGCCACTGGTCTTCCTGGTACCGTTTTCAGTACCAGGTACTGTTCTCAGTATTTCTTGCTTTCAGTACCAGGTACTGTTCTCAGTACTTATTGGTTTCACTGTGCTGTCTCGGCTCCATCACATCAACCCAGAAGTGAAGCTCAGCCCCTCATCATTTTCCTCTTGCACATCTATTGATGCAAGAATTATACTGTACTGAAACATGGAGGTAGCTGGGGAGATAATTAAAGAAAGATGGATGGGGATTCACTTGGCAGCAAACAAGCagcttcagattcaacatcagtcctcctaGAAACCTCCCTGTGCCTGGGGGTGCCTTAGTGACCTGTCACCCCATACCCTTTTGCTAGCCCCTCTCCTTTCGGCATGCTGCCCTGCTCCATCCTCTCTCCAACCATccgggagagagaaagaagatggaaccagtgtctctctctccatctcctgaTCAGCACAGCCCTGCTTCATCATCTCAGCCTCACTGAACACCTCCCCAGCTCCCTCGCTCTCTCTCCCAAGCAGCTTATCTGATCATTtcctctctcttacacacacacacacacacacgagtttcCTCTCTGAGACAAATTCTGATTCCAGTTCTTAAGATAATGGATTttacttctttgtgtgtgttcagttgcttcagtcgtgtccagctctttgagaccccatggactgtagggcatcaggctcctctgcctatgggattctccaggcaagaatactggactgggttgccatgcccttctccatttACTTCCTTACATatcccatccccccaaaaaatcatCGTCCCACCTGGTGGAGACCCTCAGTACAAGGAGACATATTTAAAGGGACctaaggtttccctggtggctcagatggtaaagaatctgcctgtagtgcaggagacctgggttctatccctgggtcaggttggaaagattccctggaggaggacatggcaacccactccagtatttttgcctgaaggattccatgaacagaggagcctggtgggctacagtccatagggtagcaaagggttggatacaactaagtgaCTCACACAATTAAGGTTCAGAACAAGACAAGAGGAGGCTGTGCCGTCATCCTGTCTGGGCCATTTTCCCCACTTCCATCCCAGTGCCATGGCATTCGTGGTAACTAAAAATGGCTGTGAGTTCTCAACATACACGTCTCATGCTTAATGTGCTCCAGGGACCATCCTGACTTGTGGCCTGGAAAGCACATTGTGTCCCAGGCACTGTTAGAGGGAGGGCAGAGCAGAGCCCGCCTCTGCACTTGGAGGAAAAGGTTTACTGGTGCCAGATCCTCGGGCACATCAGCCACTACcctctgcccacactgctcggcaGGTAGTGATCTCCCCGTGGCAGGATGTATGCTAGTGCACCTGCCAGGAAAGCCAGAGCCAGGCTCTGGCATGAGCACGTGGACTTCTAAGGTACTCTGCTGGATCAACAAGTCTGAACTCTGGAAGTTTGGGAAAGTATTGTGAGAGGGCTGGAGAGAAGGGAACGCACCTCTACTGTGGGCTGACACACCCTGTTAGTCTTGCTCTGGGGCACCGGTGTCCCCTGTCATGAGTCCTCAGCTACTCACGGGTCCCCTACCTCAGGCACAGTCAGAACCTGAGGGCTTTCTAGGCTTGCAGAGCAGATGGCCCAGCAGCCCAGCAAGTTCTGGGGTGCAGATTTCTGGTGGGGAGGGCTGCCAGTTTGGCAGATGAGAAAGTGAGCACCTTGGTGACTGTGCTACATGTAGGACCAGATAAGATCCCCCAGCAGGGGAGAGAACTATCCAGCAAACAGAGAAAGCTCTGCCTGGAATCTCCTACCATCCGCTCAGACTCGAGCTGGAATGGCAGACCAGAActgcagagaaaggagagagaccgACAGGGGTGGGAAGACTGTCACTGGCTCTTGGACCTGGGGTCCACAGTACCAGCCCTATTCACATACGCCCATGCTAAACTTTCAGCCAGGCGCAAATCTgttaggcacacacacacacacacacacacaccaatctcCTGGCTGCCCAGCCCCAACGATTCAGTGGTTTGATAGGGTGGACCAACCTGACTATTCTATCTCTTGTTTTTGTTTAACGAGAAACAACGTGGCCTCATTGTCCGCTGACCGTTTTTATTTGCTGACTCATCATTCACTGGACGTTGACTACGTGCCTGTGTGTTGGGAATACCAAAGAAAAGGTACAGTGGAAAAGAagacttagagaaaaaaatcccAGTAGGAATGAGAATATAGATATTTGCAACGTGTTCTCTGAGCCCAGAGGATTCACAGAGAAGATGACCaaggggagaagaaaagagaggcagagggagcccCGTGAAAGCCACAGGGAGGCATGGATACCCTGATAGGTTTTGTTGATCCAGGAGGTCCTACCCTCTTCTTTCTCCTAACTTGTCTCTGGCTGATTAAATGTATCTCAATTTCCACATGTCTGATTTAAAGGTATCCTTTCACACTTCCAAAAGGATACTGTGCACCTGTGGGCATCAAGGAGGGATTCCCAAAGCAGCTCTAGGGGCTGATGACAGGTTTGTAAAAACTAAGTTTGTGTGACGATAAAGATGGGAAGACTGTGGAcatagtgggggaaggagagtggggacgaactgagagagtagcattgacatatatatatacactaccatgtgcaaaatagctaggtaatgggaagctgctgtacagcacagggagctcagctcagtgctgtctgatgacctagagggctgggcttaagaaagaggggatatatgtgtacttacagctgattcacgaTGTTGTCCAGCAACATAGTGTACAGTATgtaaactaacataatattataaagcaattaccctctaataaattaattttaaaaattatttttttaaagatggtagGAGATCGTAAGGTTATATAACTAAAGTGAGATTTTGAGGCTGAAGGGATTCCTTGGTATTTTTCTTGGAGCATCTAGATTTAgactccaacacacacacacacaaacacacacacacacacacctacatgtATATGGGTATACATACATGtgaacatgtacacacatgcaggTTTGTGTGTATAGGTatgtatgggcttctctggtggctcagtggtaaagaatctgcctgccaatgcaggagacagggatttgatccctgggttaggaagattgcctggagaaggaaatggcaagccatttcagtattcttacctgggaaattccatggacagaggaagctggtgggctacagtccatggggtcacaaagagtcggaaacaactgagcgactaaacaacaacaataggaaggtatacacacacacacacacacacacttcacaggAAAGGGGCATCTTAAAGGCTGCAGGGCTGAAGGGCTTTGCACCTGATTGACACTCACCAATGTTTGCTGAATTGGAGCAATCCACTGCCAGGCCCATCCTGTTTTTTTATCGTTGACCATTGCTCTCAAGAGTTAATGTTTGACCCTGGCCATAAAGGAGATGACAGCTGATGACTTGTGACCGACTTTTGGAGAGGAAAGAGCCCCCTATAAATTAGCCCACACCAGCCCACACTGGCAGCCCTGCCAGAAGAGCTGTTGGATCACCGCCACCATGAACTTCTCCGGCAAGTACCAAGTCCAGACCCAGGAGAACTATGAGGCCTTCATGAAGGCAGTCGGTGAGTGCTGGGCCAAGGCTGGGGATCGTGGCCATGAAGGCTTGGCCCTGCAGATGGTGGCCAGTCAGGGTCCTGAAGTCAGACAGGAGGAGCAGTTCAAGCTTCATACAGATTTGGAATCATGTTCTGCAGGTTCCTTGTGCAGTTTTGGGCTATTCCTCCCTGGACAAGACTATGCCTTAGGGAAGTGGAAATGGCACTGAACTAAGATCTGATCTAGAGTGAAGTCACCTCCATGGCCACCTCACTGGGTGACcgtgttcattcactcattcattcctttcCCCACTCTTCTAACAAACTTTGATTCAAGGCCAACCACACGCTGAGCAGAGTGCTGTGCTGAGCAGATACCACAAAGACAGATAACAATGAGCCACATTTCAAGGTCagaatttagagaaagaaaaaagagaagaaatgaatgcAACACAGCCTCTCTTAATGTGCCTTGAGTGTTGACTCAGTATCAGGACTCGTGCTAAAGCCCCGGACAGCCAACTTCCTGCTGTTAGCTTCctctcactcagtcgtgtccaactcttttcaaccccatggactgtggcccaccaggttcctctgtccatggaattctccaggcaagaatactggagtgggttgccactcccttctgcaggggatcttctggacccggggactgaacctaggtctcccacactgcaggcagattctttaccgtatgagccaccaggTTGAGTCCTCACCAAAAACTCTGAGCTCGGcactattatttttcccattttacaggcaagGCAATGAAGGCCTTGAAAGAGCAACTAATGCCAACCGGGGTCACACAGATCATAATCCCAACCTGAGTTGAGATATAAAGCCAGCACTAGTTCCCAGGGACCCCACTTTAAATCCCTgtcacccacccaccccactgaGTCACTTACAGGAGGATGTGGAGGCCGTGGGAGGGTATCAGGGGAAGGCTTGGTAGGAGTGAAGGTGAGCCTTGGGCCTTGGGAGATGAGAAGGTGTcccctgggggctggaggaggagattGTGATCCAGGGGGAGGAAGTAAATAGGGTGGGGAGACAAAGAAGAGTgctgagaaggagagggtggggaagagAGCAAAGGCAGAGACAGGAAGCCTTTTGGGGTGGCTGAGAGCTGGGATCTTCTCCTGTAGGACACAACACAACACCTCTTGTCCCTGCATCCCTCACCTGGCAACAGGAGCCTCCCCATCACTGTCAGTGCACCCGgttttcctgagcctcagttcatATGACAGCACAGACACTCTGACATTCATCACATTCTGTCCCCGGAGAAGGGACTCCTGGTCCATCTTCCTTAAAAGCCTTGATGGCAGAGGTGGAGGCAGGGATGGGGGCATAGGCTTGCCAGGCACCATCCTGCTGTGTGCCTCTTGCCcctgaataattttttaattaattaattttttattggaggataattgctttacaatgtagtgttggtttctgtcatacatcagcatgaatcagccataagtgtatgTATACCCCtttcctcttgaatctccctcccatcctggCATAATTTTTAAGAGCTTCCCTTTCACTCTCAGGAGGGACCTGGCTTGGGAGACAAGCTGATGGTCACCCTGagtgtggaggaaaaaaatacttaCTCTCAAAGAGCAAAGTCTCTGAGCTTTAAacagggaggacggaggagggagAGTGAGTAAGAAGCAGGTGCTCAGACGAGGAAAGCTTCCCCAGGGCTGAGaagtgattttttctttttttaacaaaccAAACTGGCAAGATAGTGGGCACCTGAGGTCAGGCCAAGTCAGGCCACTGACCTTCCCTTTCAGAGGTTGAAGCTCAGTTTGCTCACAGGGCTCCAGGAAGTGCCAAGGCCTCAGGGATCTTTCCTCCCACTTCTCACCACAGGGTTTCTCTTGTGACCGCCAGCTTGCAGGTCCCACCTCtgctgtttagtggctcagtcacgtccaactctttccaCCCCCATgggtaggccaccaggctcctctgtccatgggactctccaggcaagaatactggggtgggtaaccatttccttctacaggcgatcttcccaacccagggatctaacctgggtctcctgcattgcaggcagattctttaccgactgagccaccagggatgccccactCCCACTTCTGCCCGCCCCTAAGCCTTTAATGCTTCTCTCCAGGGATGCCCGATGACGTCATCCAGAAGGGGAAGGATATCAAGGGGGTGTCAGAAATCGTGCAGAATGGGAAGCACTTCAAGTTCATCATCACCGCTGGCTCCAAAGTGATCCAGAATGAGTTCACCTTGGGGGAGGAGTGTGAGATGGAGTTCATGACTGGGGAGAAGATCAAGGTAGGAGGCACCCCCTCCAGCCACCCTCTGCTTCCAGAACTTTTCCTGGAGCCTGGACCCAGACTTCCTTCCTCAAGGCTCCCAGCTTACAATTCCTACTGCTGAGACCCTATCTCTGAACCCACAGCTGGGGTGGAAAGGCAGTGAGATAGCAGAAACCAAGATAATATTGTCTCCAcatggataaagaatccacctgcaatgcaggggacataggagacgcaggttcgatccgtgggtcaggaagatcccctagagtaagaaatggcaacccactccagtattcatgtctgggaaatcccatggacagaggagctggccgggctacagtccatggtattgtagagtcagacacaactgagcgactaaacacacaagcaaaaaacacaatattataaagcaattatcctccaattaaaaataaatgaataaaccagCTCTTAAGAAGCTGTTAGGAAAGGTGTCAGTTTCCTGGGACCTCCTGGAGGAACTCTGGCCTGAGaatctgttattgttgttcagttgctcagccacgtccgactctttgtgaccccatggacttcagcacacctggcttcccagtccttcactatctccccgagtttgtcctttgaagtcagtgatgccatccaaccatctcatcttctgtcacccccttctcctcttgccttcaatctttcccagcatcagggtcttttccaaagaattggctcttcgcatcaggtggccaaagtattggagcttcagctttggcatcagtccttccagtgaatattcaggactgatttcctttaggattgactggtttgatctgcttgcactccaagggactctcaagagtcttctc
This genomic interval carries:
- the FABP1 gene encoding fatty acid-binding protein, liver, whose amino-acid sequence is MNFSGKYQVQTQENYEAFMKAVGMPDDVIQKGKDIKGVSEIVQNGKHFKFIITAGSKVIQNEFTLGEECEMEFMTGEKIKAVVQQEGDNKLVTTFKGIKSVTEFNGDTVTSTMTKGDVVFKRVSKRI